The following are encoded together in the Gemmatimonadaceae bacterium genome:
- a CDS encoding adenylate kinase gives MIIVLLGPPGAGKGTQGERLAARLAVPKIATGDVLRAAVREGTPLGLEAKAAMDRGDLVPDAVIMGIMREALAAPNAARGAILDGVVRTTPQAEGLAASLAQLGRAVDAILLFDINEDELVTRLSGRTTCDVCQSPFFGRQPGETCEKDGKVGTLVRRKDDEPDAIRKRLEVYGLQTAPVIDWYAQHGGNLVHVNAMGSLDDVESRMLTALGLDGSAQ, from the coding sequence ATGATCATTGTCCTGCTTGGACCGCCGGGTGCCGGGAAGGGAACGCAAGGCGAGCGGCTAGCCGCTCGCCTTGCTGTTCCCAAGATCGCCACCGGCGATGTATTGCGTGCCGCCGTGCGGGAAGGCACGCCGCTGGGTTTGGAAGCCAAGGCCGCCATGGATCGCGGTGATCTGGTGCCCGACGCCGTCATCATGGGCATCATGCGCGAAGCGCTGGCCGCGCCGAATGCGGCGCGAGGCGCCATCCTTGATGGTGTCGTGCGCACCACGCCGCAGGCCGAAGGGTTGGCCGCGTCGCTGGCGCAGTTGGGTCGTGCCGTCGACGCGATCTTGCTGTTCGATATCAACGAGGATGAACTGGTCACGCGCCTGAGCGGTCGCACCACATGCGACGTATGCCAGAGCCCGTTCTTCGGCCGCCAGCCCGGCGAAACGTGCGAGAAGGACGGCAAGGTGGGCACGCTGGTGCGTCGCAAGGACGACGAGCCGGACGCCATTCGCAAACGGCTGGAAGTGTACGGCCTGCAGACGGCGCCGGTGATTGACTGGTACGCGCAACACGGCGGCAACCTGGTGCACGTGAATGCGATGGGTTCGCTCGACGATGTGGAGTCACGCATGCTAACGGCGCTGGGCTTGGACGGCTCGGCGCAGTAG
- the rpsC gene encoding 30S ribosomal protein S3, with amino-acid sequence MGQKTNPIGFRLGISKNWRSTWYAKKDMPALLKEDALLRKYLKARLENAAISDVRIERKPGKVVVTVHTGRPGVVIGKKGAEVDKLRDELAQLTGKEVGINVEEIKRPEVEAQLVADNIAAQLSQRISFRRAMKRAVQSAMRMGALGIKVKAGGRLGGAEIARVEGYHEGRVPLHTLRADIDYATSTAKTTYGTIGVKVWIFKGEIVEDRRGKTYSTGA; translated from the coding sequence ATGGGACAGAAAACCAATCCGATCGGGTTCCGCCTCGGGATTTCGAAGAACTGGCGGTCAACCTGGTACGCGAAGAAGGACATGCCGGCGCTGTTGAAGGAAGACGCGCTGCTGCGGAAGTATCTGAAGGCGCGTCTGGAGAACGCGGCCATTTCCGACGTGCGCATCGAGCGCAAGCCGGGCAAGGTGGTGGTGACGGTCCACACGGGTCGTCCGGGCGTGGTCATCGGCAAGAAGGGCGCGGAAGTCGACAAGTTGCGTGACGAGTTGGCGCAGCTGACGGGGAAGGAAGTCGGCATCAACGTGGAAGAGATCAAGCGTCCCGAGGTGGAGGCGCAGCTGGTGGCGGACAACATTGCCGCGCAGCTGTCGCAGCGTATCTCGTTCCGTCGCGCGATGAAGCGCGCGGTGCAGAGTGCGATGCGCATGGGCGCGCTGGGGATCAAAGTGAAGGCGGGTGGTCGTCTGGGCGGCGCGGAAATCGCGCGCGTGGAAGGCTACCATGAGGGTCGTGTGCCCCTGCACACGTTGCGCGCGGACATCGATTACGCCACCAGCACGGCGAAGACCACGTACGGCACCATTGGTGTGAAGGTGTGGATCTTCAAGGGCGAGATCGTGGAAGACCGTCGTGGCAAGACCTACTCGACCGGCGCCTGA
- the rplR gene encoding 50S ribosomal protein L18, with protein sequence MAKIAIPRTDAERRKRRHLRVRKAVNGTPERPRLVVFRSVKHIYAQIVDDVAQRTLLTVGDEGMNGTKSERALAVGKSVAEKAKAAGIAKVVFDRAGYQYHGRVKAVADGAREGGLEF encoded by the coding sequence ATGGCGAAGATCGCGATTCCGCGCACGGATGCAGAGCGGCGCAAGCGCCGTCACCTGCGCGTGCGCAAGGCGGTGAACGGCACTCCGGAGCGTCCGCGCCTCGTGGTGTTCCGGTCGGTGAAGCACATCTACGCCCAGATCGTGGACGACGTCGCGCAGCGCACGCTGCTGACCGTTGGCGACGAAGGGATGAACGGCACGAAGTCGGAGCGCGCACTCGCCGTCGGCAAGTCAGTTGCCGAGAAGGCGAAGGCGGCCGGCATCGCGAAGGTCGTATTCGACCGCGCCGGTTACCAGTATCACGGCCGCGTGAAGGCCGTGGCAGATGGCGCCCGAGAGGGCGGCCTGGAGTTCTGA
- the rpsQ gene encoding 30S ribosomal protein S17, with the protein MADIQNATGASQNGATAPSAALDRTARKLRIGLVVSDKMEKTVVVRIDRRMPHPQYGKMVTRTRRLKAHDEENSAKVGDTVRIMETRPLSKDKRWRVVEIVERAR; encoded by the coding sequence ATGGCAGACATACAGAACGCGACGGGCGCCTCGCAGAATGGCGCCACAGCGCCCAGCGCCGCTCTCGACCGCACCGCGCGGAAATTGCGCATCGGGCTGGTGGTGAGCGACAAGATGGAGAAGACGGTGGTAGTGCGCATCGACCGGCGCATGCCGCATCCGCAGTATGGGAAGATGGTGACGCGGACGCGTCGCCTGAAAGCGCACGACGAGGAGAACTCGGCGAAAGTGGGCGACACCGTGCGCATCATGGAGACCCGGCCGCTGTCAAAGGACAAGCGGTGGCGCGTGGTCGAGATCGTTGAGCGCGCGCGCTAA
- the rplF gene encoding 50S ribosomal protein L6, producing the protein MSRIGKRPIPMPAGVTVAMSGNTIKINGPKGELSRTLPVDIKVAQEGAEIVVTRPSDDERHKALHGLTRTLVANMVEGVTKGFQKTLEIMGVGYKAEMKPYGALLSLGFSHQIEYKTPAGVKISAPNPTTVVIDGMSKELVGQVAAEIRSLRKPEPYKGKGVKYQGEVVRRKAGKAGGK; encoded by the coding sequence ATGTCACGTATTGGCAAGCGGCCGATTCCGATGCCGGCGGGTGTCACCGTCGCGATGAGTGGGAACACGATCAAGATCAACGGACCGAAGGGCGAGCTGTCCCGCACGCTGCCGGTTGACATCAAGGTCGCGCAGGAAGGCGCAGAGATCGTGGTGACGCGGCCGTCGGATGACGAGCGTCACAAGGCGCTGCATGGTTTGACGCGGACACTGGTGGCCAACATGGTGGAGGGTGTCACCAAGGGGTTCCAGAAGACGCTCGAAATCATGGGTGTCGGCTACAAGGCCGAGATGAAGCCGTACGGCGCGTTGTTGTCGCTGGGCTTCTCGCACCAGATCGAGTACAAGACACCGGCTGGCGTGAAGATCAGCGCGCCCAATCCGACCACGGTCGTGATTGACGGGATGAGCAAGGAGTTGGTGGGTCAGGTCGCCGCGGAGATTCGCAGTCTGCGCAAGCCCGAGCCGTACAAGGGCAAGGGCGTCAAGTATCAGGGCGAAGTCGTCCGGCGTAAGGCCGGCAAGGCGGGAGGCAAGTAA
- the rplE gene encoding 50S ribosomal protein L5 yields MASPRLKAHYEQSVRAILAKQFSFDNGHEIPTLEKIVLNCGVGEAAKQPKLLDVVVEELALITGQKPVRRKAKKAISNFGLREGQEIGASVTLRGNKMWEFFDRFVTVACPRIRDFRGLGTKSFDGRGNYTLGVKEQMIFPEINYDMVEAIHGMDITFVTTATKDAHAFALLHQLGMPFRGDDKPVTPKVSQPAAAA; encoded by the coding sequence ATCGCGTCGCCGCGCCTGAAGGCGCACTACGAGCAGTCGGTGCGGGCGATTCTGGCGAAGCAGTTCAGCTTTGACAACGGCCACGAGATTCCCACGCTCGAGAAGATCGTGCTGAATTGCGGTGTTGGCGAAGCGGCCAAGCAGCCGAAGTTGCTGGATGTGGTGGTCGAGGAGCTGGCGTTGATCACCGGGCAGAAGCCGGTGCGTCGCAAGGCGAAGAAGGCCATCTCGAACTTCGGGTTGCGTGAAGGCCAGGAGATCGGCGCGTCGGTGACGTTGCGCGGCAACAAGATGTGGGAGTTCTTCGATCGGTTCGTGACGGTGGCGTGCCCGCGTATCCGCGACTTCCGCGGCCTCGGCACGAAGTCGTTTGACGGTCGCGGCAACTACACGCTGGGCGTCAAAGAACAGATGATTTTCCCCGAGATCAATTACGACATGGTCGAGGCGATCCACGGCATGGACATCACGTTCGTGACGACGGCCACCAAGGATGCGCACGCGTTTGCGTTGCTGCATCAGCTGGGCATGCCGTTCCGTGGTGATGACAAGCCGGTGACACCCAAGGTGTCCCAGCCCGCTGCTGCTGCCTGA
- the rplN gene encoding 50S ribosomal protein L14, which produces MIQQESIVKVADNSGAKRALVIRVLGGTRRRYAGLGDKVVVAVKDALPNGTVKKSEVAKAVVVRTVKETRRKDGSYIRFDENAVVIIDDKGEPKATRIFGPVARELREKRYMKIVSLAPEVL; this is translated from the coding sequence ATGATCCAGCAAGAATCCATCGTGAAGGTTGCGGACAACAGTGGTGCCAAGCGCGCCCTGGTGATCCGTGTGTTGGGCGGCACGCGCCGCCGGTATGCCGGCCTGGGAGATAAGGTCGTCGTGGCGGTGAAGGACGCCCTGCCGAACGGCACCGTGAAGAAGTCCGAAGTCGCGAAGGCCGTGGTGGTGCGCACGGTGAAGGAAACGCGACGCAAGGACGGCAGCTATATCCGCTTCGACGAGAACGCCGTCGTGATCATTGACGACAAGGGCGAACCCAAGGCGACGCGTATCTTCGGTCCCGTGGCGCGCGAGCTCCGCGAGAAGCGTTACATGAAGATCGTTTCGCTGGCGCCCGAGGTGCTCTGA
- the rpsN gene encoding 30S ribosomal protein S14: protein MAKTSKLARNAQRKVLVQRHAPKRAALKAIINNPKSTQEEKLEAGNALRRLPRDSSATRVRNRCNMSGRPRGFLRHFGLSRIALRDMALNGFIPGVRKASW from the coding sequence ATGGCGAAGACGAGCAAGCTGGCCCGCAACGCGCAGCGCAAGGTGTTGGTGCAGCGACATGCACCGAAGCGCGCGGCGCTGAAGGCCATTATCAACAATCCGAAGAGCACGCAGGAAGAGAAGCTGGAAGCGGGGAACGCGCTGCGCCGGTTGCCGCGCGATTCGTCCGCGACCCGGGTGCGCAACCGCTGCAACATGAGCGGCCGTCCCCGTGGGTTCCTGCGGCATTTCGGGCTGAGCAGAATCGCATTGCGCGACATGGCGCTGAACGGGTTCATTCCGGGCGTGCGCAAGGCGAGCTGGTAG
- the rpsS gene encoding 30S ribosomal protein S19, translating into MSRSIKKGPFVAERLEAKVLGMNARSEKKVVKTWSRASTILPEFVGHTFAVHNGNKFVPVYVTENMVGHKLGEFSPTRLFRGHAGNKAADKKATGVPKGGK; encoded by the coding sequence ATGTCGAGAAGTATCAAGAAGGGTCCATTCGTTGCTGAGCGCCTCGAGGCGAAAGTCCTCGGGATGAATGCTCGTAGCGAGAAGAAGGTCGTGAAGACCTGGTCACGCGCCAGCACGATTCTGCCGGAATTCGTGGGGCACACGTTCGCGGTGCACAACGGGAACAAGTTCGTTCCGGTGTACGTGACGGAAAACATGGTGGGCCACAAGCTCGGCGAATTCTCGCCGACGCGTCTCTTCCGCGGTCACGCGGGGAACAAGGCGGCCGACAAGAAGGCGACCGGCGTGCCGAAGGGAGGCAAGTAA
- the rplO gene encoding 50S ribosomal protein L15 produces MGLHNLQPAPGSHRGRKRIGRGPGSGTGKTSGKGHKGSMARSGHGGPGGGKPHFEGGQMPITRRIPKRGFTNPFREDAQVVRLDALTQLTGDEVTSETLAAAGLIRTGHGPAKLLSNGDVARAFTVRGVKVSAAAKAKIEAAGGRIDG; encoded by the coding sequence ATCGGGTTGCACAACCTGCAGCCGGCACCGGGCTCGCACCGTGGGCGCAAGCGCATCGGTCGCGGACCGGGATCGGGTACGGGCAAGACGTCCGGCAAGGGTCACAAGGGTTCCATGGCGCGGTCCGGCCATGGTGGACCTGGTGGCGGCAAGCCTCATTTCGAAGGCGGCCAGATGCCGATCACGCGTCGTATTCCGAAACGCGGGTTCACCAACCCGTTCCGTGAAGATGCGCAGGTTGTGCGACTGGATGCGCTGACGCAGTTGACGGGAGACGAAGTGACGAGCGAGACGCTCGCCGCGGCGGGGCTGATCCGGACGGGGCACGGTCCGGCGAAGCTGCTGTCGAACGGCGACGTGGCGCGTGCGTTCACGGTGCGCGGCGTGAAGGTCAGCGCGGCGGCCAAGGCGAAGATCGAAGCGGCCGGTGGCCGCATCGACGGCTAA
- the rpsH gene encoding 30S ribosomal protein S8 encodes MSLNDPIADMLTRIRNACASKHRRVDMPVSKIKIEIARILKESSFIQDYRTVELEDGKHVLRVILKYAHGGQSVIREAKRISTPGLRKYVGVAEIPRVRNGLGMAILSTSKGLMSGRTARATNTGGELLALIW; translated from the coding sequence ATGAGTCTCAACGACCCTATTGCCGACATGCTGACGCGGATCCGCAACGCGTGTGCCTCCAAGCACCGCCGCGTCGACATGCCGGTCTCGAAGATCAAGATCGAAATCGCGCGTATCCTGAAGGAGAGCAGCTTCATTCAGGATTATCGCACGGTCGAACTCGAAGACGGCAAGCACGTCCTGCGCGTCATCCTCAAGTACGCGCACGGCGGCCAGTCGGTCATCCGTGAAGCGAAGCGCATTTCGACGCCGGGTCTGCGGAAGTACGTCGGCGTGGCCGAGATCCCGCGGGTGCGCAATGGTCTGGGCATGGCCATTCTGAGCACGTCCAAGGGTCTGATGTCGGGCCGCACGGCTCGTGCCACCAACACCGGGGGCGAGTTGCTCGCCCTCATCTGGTAA
- the map gene encoding type I methionyl aminopeptidase has translation MLKSPREIEIMARGGAILRATLLAMRDAVRPGISTMELDAIGEAFIRSHPGAEPAFKGLYGFPGSVCISINEEIVHGIPSRKRILNAGDIVTVDVGVKLEGMYTDAALTVPVGEIDELTRRLLDVTERALAAGIAAAVPDNHVGDIGAAIQAVVEPEGFSIVRELVGHGVGFSPHEELQIPNYGKPKRGKKLVAGLTIAIEPMVNVGTAKTRTLSDKWTVVTADLKRSAHFEHTVAITDAGPRILTL, from the coding sequence ATGCTCAAGTCGCCTCGCGAAATCGAGATTATGGCGCGCGGCGGGGCGATTCTGCGCGCGACGTTGCTGGCCATGCGTGATGCGGTGCGTCCGGGCATCAGCACGATGGAGCTGGACGCCATTGGTGAAGCGTTCATTCGCTCGCATCCCGGCGCGGAGCCGGCGTTCAAGGGCCTGTACGGTTTTCCGGGGAGTGTGTGCATCTCGATCAATGAAGAGATCGTGCATGGCATTCCCTCGCGGAAACGCATTCTGAACGCGGGCGACATTGTGACCGTGGACGTTGGCGTGAAGCTGGAAGGCATGTATACCGATGCCGCGCTCACGGTGCCGGTGGGTGAGATTGACGAGCTGACGCGGCGGTTGCTGGACGTGACGGAGCGCGCGCTGGCGGCGGGGATTGCCGCGGCGGTGCCGGACAATCACGTGGGCGACATTGGTGCGGCCATTCAGGCGGTGGTGGAGCCGGAAGGGTTCTCGATTGTGCGCGAACTGGTGGGACACGGCGTGGGGTTTTCGCCGCATGAAGAGTTGCAGATTCCGAACTACGGCAAGCCCAAGCGCGGCAAGAAGCTGGTGGCCGGGTTGACCATCGCGATTGAACCGATGGTGAACGTGGGCACGGCCAAGACGCGCACGCTGAGCGACAAGTGGACCGTTGTGACGGCGGATCTCAAACGCTCGGCGCATTTTGAGCATACGGTGGCGATTACGGACGCTGGTCCGCGGATTCTTACGCTCTAG
- the secY gene encoding preprotein translocase subunit SecY: MAQENNQATQALANIYRTPELWAKISFTFLCLVIYRVGAHITAPGIDVQALTDFFTRQNNGLLNLYDMFVGGGLSRATVFALGIMPYISASIFVQIAGAVIPTVDKMQKDEEGRKKLTQYTRYLTVALALVQAYGFALFTSSLPAAVSRPGPWFMVQMMLFLTTGAIFVMWLGEQITENGLGNGASLIIFFSIVERMWPALIQTANFVTTGAIAPLSLVVLAIVMVAVVAGVVAITVAARRVLIQIPQRTMARGRQREAARNFIPLRINTAGVMPIIFAQSVIVIPGALAQFSGNSRLQEIAEYFNPQGPNPWLYFILSAILIMLFTYFYTSIIFNPVDLAENLKKQGGFVPGIKPGAKTAEYIEHVVERITLPGAVFLTFIALMPIVIARLVNVPFAFGGTSLLIVVGVALDTMAQMQQHLLLRKYDGFMKKGRVRFRGRQATQSGF; encoded by the coding sequence ATGGCGCAAGAGAACAATCAGGCGACGCAGGCCCTCGCGAATATCTATCGGACACCGGAACTGTGGGCGAAGATCTCGTTCACGTTCCTGTGTCTGGTGATCTATCGCGTTGGTGCGCACATCACCGCGCCCGGCATCGATGTCCAGGCACTGACGGATTTCTTCACACGCCAGAACAACGGCCTGTTGAATCTGTACGACATGTTCGTGGGCGGCGGGTTGTCGCGCGCGACGGTGTTTGCGCTGGGCATCATGCCCTACATCTCGGCCAGTATTTTCGTCCAGATCGCCGGTGCGGTGATCCCGACGGTCGACAAGATGCAGAAGGACGAGGAAGGCCGGAAAAAGTTGACGCAGTACACCCGCTATCTCACGGTGGCGCTGGCGTTGGTGCAGGCCTACGGCTTTGCGCTCTTCACCTCGTCACTGCCGGCCGCGGTGTCGCGTCCGGGGCCGTGGTTCATGGTGCAGATGATGCTGTTCCTCACCACGGGCGCGATTTTCGTCATGTGGCTGGGCGAACAGATCACCGAGAACGGCCTGGGCAACGGCGCTTCGCTGATCATCTTCTTCTCCATCGTCGAGCGCATGTGGCCGGCGCTCATCCAGACCGCGAACTTCGTCACGACGGGCGCCATTGCGCCGCTGTCGCTGGTGGTGTTGGCGATCGTGATGGTGGCCGTGGTGGCCGGCGTGGTGGCGATCACGGTGGCGGCACGTCGCGTGCTCATCCAGATACCGCAGCGTACGATGGCGCGGGGCCGGCAACGGGAAGCGGCGCGCAATTTCATCCCACTGCGCATCAATACGGCGGGCGTGATGCCCATCATCTTTGCGCAGTCGGTGATCGTCATTCCGGGTGCGTTGGCGCAGTTCAGCGGGAACTCCAGGCTGCAGGAAATTGCGGAGTACTTCAATCCGCAGGGCCCGAATCCGTGGCTCTATTTCATCCTGTCCGCCATTCTCATCATGCTGTTCACGTACTTCTACACGTCCATCATTTTCAATCCGGTGGACCTGGCGGAGAACCTGAAAAAGCAGGGTGGATTCGTGCCGGGCATCAAGCCGGGTGCGAAGACGGCCGAGTACATCGAGCACGTGGTGGAACGCATCACGTTGCCGGGCGCCGTGTTCCTCACGTTCATCGCGCTCATGCCCATCGTGATTGCGCGACTGGTGAATGTGCCATTCGCCTTCGGTGGCACGTCGTTGCTGATCGTGGTGGGTGTGGCGCTCGACACGATGGCGCAGATGCAGCAGCACCTGTTGCTGCGCAAATACGACGGCTTCATGAAGAAGGGACGCGTGCGGTTCCGCGGTCGTCAGGCGACGCAAAGCGGCTTCTAA
- the rpsE gene encoding 30S ribosomal protein S5, which produces MANAAGAGGAPGGSARSGGGPGGRGRGGPGGGRGGPGAGRGGPGAGRGGPGGGAGRGRGPGGEGGAPGGGRDGRGGRDGGRGPAQEREQSDLVENVIAINRVAKVVKGGRRFSFNALVAVGDGQGKVGFATGKANEVSEAVRKAVDGARRNMVSIPLTGSTIPHEVVGKHGAGKVLMKPAAPGAGVIAGGAVRAILECAGIHDILTKSLGSTNPHNMVLAALDGLMHLVTVEQIAKERGIEVSQVGYRSRAKSRTETHDPRKAAIVGASPIVGEVA; this is translated from the coding sequence ATGGCAAACGCAGCAGGAGCAGGTGGCGCGCCAGGCGGCAGCGCACGGAGCGGTGGCGGACCAGGCGGACGTGGTCGTGGCGGCCCAGGTGGCGGTCGTGGCGGCCCGGGTGCTGGTCGCGGCGGCCCAGGGGCCGGTCGCGGTGGTCCGGGTGGTGGCGCGGGTCGCGGTCGCGGCCCGGGCGGTGAAGGTGGGGCCCCGGGCGGCGGTCGCGATGGTCGCGGCGGACGTGATGGTGGTCGCGGTCCGGCCCAGGAGCGTGAACAGAGCGACCTGGTCGAGAACGTGATTGCGATCAACCGCGTGGCGAAGGTCGTGAAGGGTGGTCGTCGCTTCTCGTTCAACGCGCTGGTCGCGGTGGGCGATGGGCAGGGCAAGGTGGGGTTTGCCACCGGCAAGGCGAACGAAGTTTCGGAAGCGGTCCGCAAGGCCGTGGACGGAGCGCGTCGCAACATGGTGTCCATTCCGCTCACCGGCTCGACGATTCCGCACGAAGTGGTGGGCAAGCATGGCGCCGGCAAGGTGCTCATGAAGCCTGCGGCGCCCGGTGCCGGCGTGATTGCCGGTGGTGCGGTGCGCGCGATCCTCGAGTGCGCCGGCATCCACGACATTCTCACGAAGTCGTTGGGTTCCACGAATCCGCACAACATGGTGCTGGCGGCGCTGGACGGCCTGATGCATCTGGTGACGGTCGAGCAGATCGCCAAGGAACGTGGGATCGAAGTGTCGCAAGTCGGGTATCGTTCGCGCGCGAAGTCGCGCACGGAAACGCATGATCCCCGCAAGGCGGCCATTGTCGGCGCCTCGCCTATCGTAGGGGAGGTGGCATAA
- the rpmD gene encoding 50S ribosomal protein L30 — MPRTFVWHPSKGPAKTPKDEAPTSGKVLVTQVRSAIGHNWRMRLTLKAIGLRHHQASVVQQDSASLRGQLKHVRHLVSVTPVEE; from the coding sequence ATGCCGCGTACATTCGTATGGCATCCGTCCAAGGGCCCGGCCAAGACGCCCAAGGACGAAGCGCCGACGTCCGGTAAGGTGCTGGTCACGCAGGTGCGCAGCGCGATCGGCCATAACTGGCGGATGCGGCTGACGCTCAAGGCGATCGGTCTCCGTCATCATCAGGCGAGTGTGGTGCAGCAGGATTCCGCCTCGCTGCGCGGTCAGCTCAAGCACGTACGTCACCTGGTGTCGGTGACACCGGTGGAGGAGTAA
- the rplV gene encoding 50S ribosomal protein L22 — MEARAIQRTTRQSPYKMRLVIDQIRGQRVNDALALLKFSKKHAAEQIEKTLLSAVANVQQAARAANTSVDEDALVITKAIVNEGPKLKRWMPAAMGRATPVVKRTSHVEIIVAEAVR, encoded by the coding sequence ATCGAAGCGCGGGCCATCCAGCGCACGACGCGGCAGTCGCCGTACAAGATGCGGCTGGTGATCGACCAGATCCGCGGGCAGCGGGTGAACGACGCGCTGGCGTTGCTCAAGTTTTCCAAGAAGCACGCGGCGGAGCAGATCGAGAAGACGCTGTTGAGCGCGGTGGCGAACGTGCAGCAGGCGGCCCGTGCGGCCAACACGTCGGTGGATGAAGACGCGTTGGTGATCACGAAGGCCATTGTCAACGAAGGCCCGAAGCTGAAGCGCTGGATGCCGGCGGCGATGGGCCGCGCGACGCCCGTGGTGAAGCGGACGAGTCATGTGGAGATCATCGTGGCGGAGGCGGTGCGCTAA
- the rplX gene encoding 50S ribosomal protein L24 — protein MHVTKGDTVRVMRGDDKGKEGKVLMVYPKTGRVKVDGVNIVKKHRKARRPEETSGIIEMAAPFHASNVMLIDSKSGKPTRVKTRIDADGTKERVGVKSGEVISRVR, from the coding sequence ATCCATGTGACGAAGGGTGATACCGTGCGCGTGATGCGCGGCGACGACAAGGGGAAAGAGGGCAAGGTCCTCATGGTGTACCCCAAGACGGGCCGGGTGAAGGTGGACGGCGTCAACATCGTGAAGAAGCACCGCAAGGCGCGTCGACCGGAAGAAACGAGCGGCATCATCGAGATGGCCGCGCCGTTCCATGCGTCGAACGTCATGCTGATCGACTCCAAGTCCGGCAAGCCGACGCGCGTGAAGACGCGCATCGATGCTGACGGGACCAAGGAGCGGGTTGGCGTGAAGAGCGGTGAAGTTATTTCCCGCGTTCGCTAA
- the rpmC gene encoding 50S ribosomal protein L29, whose amino-acid sequence MKAEEIRSLDDSELTARIAEFEEERFRLKFRSASEALEEPLRLRSIRKDIARLQTVRRERALGITHTVAVAPKAAAKAPVKKAAAKKAAAKKAPKASGR is encoded by the coding sequence ATGAAGGCTGAAGAGATCCGCAGTCTCGATGACAGTGAGTTGACGGCGCGCATCGCGGAGTTCGAGGAGGAGCGTTTCCGCCTCAAGTTCCGCAGTGCGTCGGAAGCGTTGGAGGAGCCGTTGCGCCTGCGGAGCATCCGCAAGGACATCGCGCGGTTGCAGACGGTGCGTCGCGAACGGGCGTTGGGGATCACGCACACGGTCGCGGTTGCCCCGAAGGCGGCCGCGAAGGCGCCAGTGAAGAAGGCGGCCGCCAAGAAGGCGGCAGCGAAGAAGGCCCCTAAGGCCAGCGGCCGCTAA
- the rplP gene encoding 50S ribosomal protein L16 yields MLSPKRVKFRKMFKGRMTGLAYRGAELSFGTYGLQALEPGWVTSRQIEACRVAMTRHIKRGGKVWIRVFPDKPITKKPAETRMGKGKGSPEMWVAVVKPGRVMFEIEGVSRELAEKAMGLAAAKLGVKTKFVAREEAVTHEG; encoded by the coding sequence ATGCTGAGTCCGAAGCGGGTCAAATTCCGCAAGATGTTCAAGGGCCGCATGACCGGGCTCGCGTACCGTGGCGCCGAACTGTCCTTCGGGACCTACGGGCTGCAGGCGCTGGAGCCGGGCTGGGTCACGAGCCGTCAGATCGAAGCGTGCCGTGTCGCGATGACGCGTCACATCAAGCGTGGCGGCAAGGTGTGGATCCGGGTGTTCCCGGATAAGCCGATCACGAAGAAGCCGGCCGAAACGCGCATGGGTAAGGGCAAGGGATCGCCCGAGATGTGGGTGGCGGTGGTGAAGCCGGGTCGGGTGATGTTCGAGATCGAGGGGGTGTCGCGGGAACTCGCCGAGAAGGCGATGGGACTGGCGGCCGCCAAGTTGGGTGTGAAGACCAAGTTCGTCGCGCGCGAGGAGGCGGTGACCCATGAAGGCTGA